One Nicotiana sylvestris chromosome 12, ASM39365v2, whole genome shotgun sequence genomic window carries:
- the LOC104243389 gene encoding UDP-glycosyltransferase 73C2-like has product MATQVHKLHFILFPLMAPGHMIPMIDIAKLLANRGAITTIITTPVNANRFNATITRAIKSGLKIRIVTLKFPSVEVGLPEGCENIDMLPSLDLASKFFAAISMLKQQVENLLEGINPKPSCVISDMGFPWTTQIAQNFNIPRIVFHGTCCFSLLCSYKILSSNILENITSDSEYFVVPDLPDRVELTKAQVSGSTKNTSSVNSSVLKEVTEQIRSAEELSYGVIVNSFEELELVYEKEYRKARGKKVWCVGPVSLCNKENEDLVTRGNKTGISNQDCLKWLDGFETESVVYVSLGSLSRLTLLQMVELGLGLEESNRPFVWVLGGGDKLNDLEKWILENGFEERIKERGVLIRGWAPQVLILSHPAIGGVLTHCGWNSTLEGISTGLPMVTWPLFAEQFCNEKLVVQVLKIGVSLGVKVPVKWGDEENVGVLVKKDDVKKALDKLMDEGEEGQVRRTKAKELGELAKKAFGEGGSSYVNLTSLIEDIIEQQNHKDK; this is encoded by the exons ATGGCAACTCAAGTGCACAAACTTCATTTCATACTATTCCCTTTAATGGCTCCAGGCCACATGATTCCTATGATAGACATAGCTAAACTTCTAGCAAATCGCGGCGCCATCACCACCATCATCACCACTCCAGTAAACGCCAATCGTTTCAATGCAACAATTACTCGTGCCATAAAATCCGGTCTAAAAATCCGAATTGTCACACTCAAATTTCCAAGTGTAGAAGTAGGATTACCAGAAGGTTGCGAAAATATTGACATGCTTCCTTCTCTTGACTTAGCTTCAAAATTTTTTGCTGCAATTAGTATGCTGAAACAACAAGTTGAAAATCTCTTAGAAGGAATAAATCCAAAACCAAGTTGTGTTATTTCAGATATGGGATTTCCTTGGACTACTCAAATTGCACAAAATTTCAATATCCCAAGAATTGTTTTTCATGGTACTTGTTGTTTCTCACTTTTATGTTCCTATAAAATACTTTCCTCCAACATTCTTGAAAATATAACCTCAGATTCTGAGTATTTTGTTGTTCCTGATTTACCTGATAGAGTTGAATTAACTAAAGCTCAGGTTTCCGGATCGACGAAAAATACTAGTTCTGTTAATTCTTCTGTATTGAAAGAAGTTACTGAACAAATCAGATCAGCTGAGGAATTATCATATGGTGTAATTGTTAATAGTTTTGAGGAGTTGGAGTTAGTGTATGAGAAAGAATATAGGAAAGCTAGAGGGAAAAAAGTATGGTGTGTTGGTCCTGTTTCTTTATGTAATAAGGAAAATGAAGATTTGGTTACAAGGGGTAATAAAACTGGAATTAGTAATCAAGATTGCCTTAAATGGTTAGATGGTTTTGAAACAGAATCTGTGGTTTATGTAAGTCTTGGAAGTTTATCTCGTTTGACATTATTGCAAATGGTGGAACTTGGTCTTGGTTTAGAAGAGTCAAATAGGCCTTTTGTGTGGGTATTAGGAGGAGGTGATAAATTAAATGATTTAGAGAAATGGATTCTTGAGAATGGATTTGAGGAAAGAATCAAAGAAAGGGGAGTTTTGATTAGAGGATGGGCTCCTCAAGTATTGATACTTTCACACCCTGCAATTGGCGGAGTATTGACTCATTGCGGATGGAATTCTACGTTGGAAG GTATTTCAACGGGACTACCAATGGTAACATGGCCACTATTTGCTGAGCAATTTTGCAATGAGAAGTTAGTAGTCCAAGTGCTAAAAATTGGAGTGAGCCTAGGTGTGAAGGTGCCTGTCAAGTGGGGAGATGAGGAAAATGTTGGAGTTTTGGTAAAAAAGGATGATGTTAAGAAAGCATTAGACAAACTTATGGATGAAGGAGAAGAAGGACAAGTAAGaagaacaaaagcaaaagagttaGGAGAATTGGCTAAGAAGGCATTTGGAGAAGGTGGTTCTTCTTATGTTAACTTGACATCTCTGATTGAAGACATCATTGAGCAACAAAATCACAAGGACAAATAG
- the LOC138883693 gene encoding uncharacterized protein: MANRFFEVNRISFTDDEILEEGAGHNRALHLMVKHEGQYVKRVMVDGGSSVDVCPLSTLQSMKINTYRIRPSNVHIRAFDGSTRDTIGEINLTMTIGPVDFEIVLQVADMVTSYNFLLGRPWIYMARVVPSTLH; the protein is encoded by the coding sequence ATGGCCAACAGATTTTTTGAGGTGAACAGAATCTCCTTTACTGATGATGAAATTCTCGAGGAGGGAGCCGGGCACAATAGGGCTTTGCACTTGATGGTCAAACATGAGGGTCAATATGTAAAACGAGTCATGGTTGATGGAGGCTCAAGTGTAGATGTATGCCCTCTCTCTACCTTGCAAAGCATGAAGATCAATACATATAGAATCCGACCCAGCAATGTTCACATCCGGGCTTTTGATGGCTCAACGAGAGATACCATTGGGGAGATCAACCTCACCATGACGATTGGGCCGGTTGACTTTGAGATTGTATTACAAGTAGCGGACATGGTCACTTCTTATAACTTtcttcttggaaggccatggatctaTATGGCCCGAGttgtgccatccaccttgcattaG